GGATGTCCTCCAACACTGACGCGATCACGTCGGCAAGGAGCACCGCGGCCGACTCCGCTTCCTGCCTGGTGTTTTGCTCGCAGCCGATTTCCAGGATGACCGCCCTGTTGTGTACGTGCTGGTTCCACCTGGCGTCGTCGCGCACATTGATCCCTCTGGAGAGGCCAGGGTACATCTCATCCATCTTCGCGTTGAGCTGATAGGCAAAAGCCAGATTCTCGCGCCAATTCGGGTGAGGAAGCCCAAAGCGGTCGGTCGTCACGACGATGAACACCCTCGCCGCCCTCCGGCCGCCTATCTCCACCGTGGCCGGACTGGAGAGCCGGCTCGTCCCTGCGTCCCGGTGCACGTCGAAGACCATCTCGATCGTAGGGTACTTCTGAAGGGCCTCGGATACGGTCTTGTACGAGTTGGTGTACGCGTCCCTCCAGACTGGATAGTCATGAATCTTCCGGGAATGGACCACGGGAATGTTGTACTTCTCAGAAAGGGCCTTCGCGAGCGCGGCACCCACGGCGATCACGCCTTCCTCACTGCCCCACACGTGGTCAGCCCCGGAGGTGAGCCGATATGACTCGGAGCTGTGAGAATGGTAGATGAAGACAAGCGGTTTGTCGCCCCAGCTCCGGGTCGCGATCCGCCGCTCCTGCTCGGTTTCAGTTCCGGAGGGCGCCGGGCGCGGAACCACGACCGGAGGCTGCACGGGTTGCTGCGGCCGAACCTGGCCCGACGGTCCGCCTGACGGCGGGTGTTCGAGCGTGCTGCCCTCGTCGGGCGCGAGGCCCCCTTCAAGCGCCGGGGTGCCTGTGGTCCCAGGCCCTGTGCCACGGTCTTGAACCGCGTCGGCGCCAGCTCGCGACGCCACCGGGACCGCCTCCGACGGCACCCTGAATCCAGCGATTCCGATCGTGAGAAACGTGCTTGGGTCCTTTATGTCTGCCTGCGAAAGCGTCAGCAAGAGAGAGCGGATGGCCGAGCTCGCCGCATCGCGTGCGGTCGCGGCGCCGTTCGGGCGGATTCGGGCGAACATCGGAATGGCGCTCCCAACGAGGCCGTCTGGAGCTATGCCGCGAACCGCAGCCCGCGTTCCCTCTGCGATCCTTCGCTCACCTTCAAGCAGAAAGCCGCTCAACGCCGGAAGGACGTTTCCGCCCGATGGGGCGGTCCTGATCTCCAGGAAACCTGCCAAACCCACGCCGATGCCCAGAAGCAGCACAGCCGAGTACAGAAAAGCGGGGCCCCACGGCTTCGCCGTGCCGTGCGCGCCCGCAACCGGCCGAGCCTTGGACCAGCCTCGCCTGCTCAAGGACCACCTACGATTCCTCCACATGGACCCCATCCAACGTACCCCGCTTTCCCGGCCTCGGTCGCCAAGCTTGCCTGTCCAGCCGACCCAGAGCAAGCCCTGCCTGCTTAGCTCATATATATGACCGGGATGGGGGATTTAGACTCGCACCGGTCCATTGTGTCACCTAACCGCCAGTCCGGTGTCAGCCCGAAAGGTACGCGAGTATCCGGTCCCAAT
Above is a genomic segment from Bacillota bacterium containing:
- a CDS encoding stage II sporulation protein P: MSRRGWSKARPVAGAHGTAKPWGPAFLYSAVLLLGIGVGLAGFLEIRTAPSGGNVLPALSGFLLEGERRIAEGTRAAVRGIAPDGLVGSAIPMFARIRPNGAATARDAASSAIRSLLLTLSQADIKDPSTFLTIGIAGFRVPSEAVPVASRAGADAVQDRGTGPGTTGTPALEGGLAPDEGSTLEHPPSGGPSGQVRPQQPVQPPVVVPRPAPSGTETEQERRIATRSWGDKPLVFIYHSHSSESYRLTSGADHVWGSEEGVIAVGAALAKALSEKYNIPVVHSRKIHDYPVWRDAYTNSYKTVSEALQKYPTIEMVFDVHRDAGTSRLSSPATVEIGGRRAARVFIVVTTDRFGLPHPNWRENLAFAYQLNAKMDEMYPGLSRGINVRDDARWNQHVHNRAVILEIGCEQNTRQEAESAAVLLADVIASVLEDIQR